In a genomic window of Chrysemys picta bellii isolate R12L10 chromosome 1, ASM1138683v2, whole genome shotgun sequence:
- the LOC101952563 gene encoding olfactory receptor 51G2-like: MSSVNGTKFNSAVFLLTGIPGQEDVHLWISIPFSLMYIISIVGNSVILFIIKTDPSLHEPMYIFLSMLAITDLALSISTMPTTLGILLLNSREISLDACFAQLFFIHLLKCIESSVLLLMAFDRFIAICNPLRYASILTLPRIGKMGLVCVLRGVALILPLPLLLQRFRYCRSNVLSHCYCLNQDVMKMACSDIRVNSIYGLSVSVFTVWMDSLLIFLSYVMILKTVLSITSHVECLRALNTCVSHLCAVLLFYTPMIGLSVIHRFGTGSSPLLQIPLGYIHVLVPPVMNPIVYSVKSKHLRVRIIRVFVK; this comes from the coding sequence ATGTCATCTGTCAATGGCACCAAATTCAACTctgcagtgttccttctcactgggatacctgggcaggaagaCGTCCATCTCTGGATTTCTATCCCCTTTAGCTTAATGTACATTATTTCGATagtaggaaattcagtcattctgttcattataaaaacagatccaagcctccatgagcccatgtacattttcctttccatgttggccatCACAGACCTTGCCTTATCGATATCCACCATGCCAACGACACTGGGTATATTGTTGCTTAACTCTAGAGAGATCAGCCTCGATGCCTGTTTtgcccagctgttcttcatccacttGCTTAAATGCATTGAATCCTCTGTGCtcttgttgatggcctttgaccgctttATCGCGATCTGTAACCCGctgagatatgcttccatcttaacccTGCCAAGAATAGGCAAGATGGGACTGGTGTGTGTGCTAAGAGGGGTGGCTCTAATACTCCCACTCCCTTTGCTCCTTCAACGGTTCCGATATTGTCGAtccaatgtcctctcccattgcTACTGCCTAAACCAGGACGTCATGAAGATGGCTTGTTCAGATATCAGAGTAAACAGCATCTATGGCTTGTCTGTTTCAGTCTTTACGGTGTGGATGGACTCGCTGCTCATCTTTCTttcttatgtgatgatcctcaaaacagtgctgagcatcACGTCCCATGTGGAGTGCCTCAGAGCCCTGAACACCTGCGTCTCCCACCTCTGCGCCGTCCTGCTCTTCTACACGCCGATGATCGGCCTGTCTGTGATACACAGATTCGGGACGGGCTcttctcccttgcttcagattcCCCTGGGCTATATCCATGTGCTCGTCCCGCCCGTGATGAATCCAATTGTGTACagcgtgaaaagcaaacaccttcgtgtGAGGATAATTAGGGTATTCGTCAAGTGA
- the LOC101952829 gene encoding olfactory receptor 51G2-like: MSAVNDTNFNSAVFLLTGIPGHEDVYLLISIPICLMYVISIVGNSLILFIIKTDPILHEPMYIFLSMLAITDLGILISTMPTILGIYLFNSREISFDACFAQLFFIHSFQCIESSILLLMAFDRFIAIRNPLRYASILTLHRIAKVGLVFVLIRFALTVPLPFLLKRFRYCRANVLSHSYCLFQEVMKMACSDITINSIYGLVVTFLTMGLDSLLIFLSYVMILKTVLSITSHMGCLRALNTCISHLCAVLLFYTPEISLSVIHRFGKGSPPLLQILLGYVYLLIPPLMNPIVYSVKSKHLRARIIRVFVK; the protein is encoded by the coding sequence atgtcagctgtcaatgacaccaacttcaactctgcagtgttccttctcacCGGGATACCTGGGCACGAAGACGTCTACCTGTTGATCTCTATCCCCATCTGCTTAATGTATGTTATTTCGATAGTAGGAAATTCACTCATtttgttcattataaaaacagatccaatcctccatgagcccatgtacattttcctttccatgttggccatCACAGACCTTGGCATATTGATATCCACCATGCCGACGATACTGGGCATATACCTGTTTAACTCTAGGGAGATTAGCTTTGATGCCTGTTTTgctcagctgttcttcatccactcATTTCAATGCATTGAATCCTCCATTCTCCtgttgatggcctttgaccgcttcatCGCGATCCGTAACCcactgagatatgcttccatcttaacccTGCACAGAATAGCCAAGGTGGGACTTGTGTTTGTGCTAATACGGTTTGCCCTAACAGTCCCACTCCCCTTTCTCTTAAAACGGTTCCGATACTGTCGAGCCAATGTCCTCTCTCATTCCTACTGCCTGTTCCAGGAGGTCATGAAGATGGCTTGTTCCGATATCACAATCAACAGCATCTATGGCTTGGTTGTTACATTCTTAACAATGGGGTTGGACTCActgctcatcttcctctcttatgtgatgatcctcaaaacagtgctTAGCATCACGTCCCACATGGGGTGCCTgagggccctgaacacctgcaTCTCCCACCTCTGCGCCGTCCTGCTCTTCTATACGCCAGAGATCAGCTTGTCTGTGATACACAGATTTGGGAAGGGCtctcctcccttgctgcagattctCCTGGGCTATGTCTACCTGCTCATCCCGCCTCTGATGAACCCAATCGTGTACagtgtgaaaagcaaacaccttcgtgcGAGGATAATCAGGGTGTTCGTCAAGTGA
- the LOC101949285 gene encoding olfactory receptor 51G2-like → MSSANDTKFNSAVFLLTGIPGLEDVHLWISIPFCFMYVISIVGNSVILFIIKTDPSLHEPMYIFLSMLAITDFGISITTIPTILGIYMFNCREISLNACFAQLFFIHSLQCIESSVLLLMAFDRFIAICNPLRYASILTLPRIAEMGLVFLLRGMAIIVPLPFLLKRFQYCQANVLSHSYCLHQEVMKMACSDITVSSIYGLFTNLLTMGLDSLLILVSYVMIINTVLSIASHAECLRALNTCISHVCAVLLFYTPEIGLSVIHRFGKGSFPLLQILLGYISLLVPPLINPIVYSVKSKHLRVRIIRLFVK, encoded by the coding sequence ATGTCATCTGCCAATGACACCAAATTCAACTCTGCAGTGTTCCTTCTGACCGGGATACCTGGGCTTGAAGATGTCCATCTCTggatctctatccccttctgcTTCATGTATGTTATTTCGATagtaggaaattcagtcattctgttcattataaaaacagatcccagcctccatgagcccatgtacattttcctttccatgttggccatCACAGATTTTGGCATATCGATAACCACCATACCGACGATACTGGGCATATACATGTTTAACTGTAGGGAGATCAGCCTCAATGCCTGTTTTGCCCAACTGTTCTTCATCCACTCGCTTCAATGCATTGAATCCTCTGTACTCTTGctgatggcctttgaccgcttcatcgcaatctgtaacccactgagatatgcttccatcttaacccTGCCGAGAATAGCCGAGATGGGATTGGTCTTTCTGCTAAGAGGGATGGCTATAATAGtcccactcccctttctcctgaaaCGGTTCCAATACTGTCAAGCtaatgtcctctcccattcctactgcctgcACCAGGAGGTCATGAAGATGGCTTGTTCGGATATCACAGTCAGCAGCATCTATGGCTTGTTTACTAATCTTTTAACGATGGGGTTGGACTCACTGCTCATCTTAGTCTCTTATGTGATGATCATCAACACAGTGCTGAGCATTGCATCTCATGCGGAGTGCctcagggccctgaacacctgcaTCTCCCATGTCTGCGCCGTCTTGCTCTTCTACACACCAGAGATTGGCTTGTCTGTGATACACAGATTTGGGAAGGGCTCTTTTCCATTACTTCAGATTCTGCTGGGCTACATCTCCCTGCTGGTCCCGCCTCTAATAAATCCAATCGTGTACagtgtgaaaagcaaacacctgcGTGTGAGGATAATCAGGTTGTTTGTCAAGTGA